The genomic region CCAGCCCTTGCTTGCAAATATTGCACTGTCGAGGCATGCTCAGATGATTCATTTAATACTTCGCCAAAAATCGTTATGGCATCTTCGCGATTATCAAACTGTTCATCGGCAATACGACCACGGCGATACATCAATTCTAAACGCCGCTCACGCCACTCTTTACTGCGTTTGTCGCTTAAGCGCTGAATTTCACCTTTGTAAAAATCATCAAGATCAGCCCAATTTAATAATTGCGCTAATAGACGTTCAATCTGCTCAAAGGCGTAAGTATCATCAGGAGTAATGCTAAGAACCGCCTTGTAAGTTTCAACCGCAGCACTGGCATCTTGTAGCTTTTGTGTTTGAATTGAAGCAATTTCGGCAAGAAACTCGCGTTTGCGCTCAAGACCCGCACAAAGCAATAAACGCCGCTGCAAAATTTCAACTAATTCAGACCAAGCTTCAGTAGCTCGGAAAATACTTTCAAGGCCAGCAAGCGCCTTTTCATCGCGAGACTCTATATTGAGAATAGCTTGATATTCTCCGACTGCCCCTGCCGTATCATTTAATTTTTCGTGTAAAATTGCTGCAGCCCGACGATGAAACTGCAGTGCTAGTTTGGCATCTGCTTTTTGTGCCTCTTCAATATAGGCATCAGCTAGCGGACGCATCTCGTTAATTTCGCCGGCGAGCTTTTCGATCCACATGCGCACGCCCATATCACCGGGATCAAGAGACAAAGAGCGTCGCGCCATTGCAAAAGCGTAATTTTTCTGACTCAAGCGATTTTCATAAATATCACCAATGCGTCGCAGCAAGCCTTTGCGCTGGGAAAGATCATCAATACCATCAACTCGTTGTTCTAAAACCCAAGCAAGTTTGCCATGGTCTTGTTTAGCAATGTAAATAGGTTCTAATACTTGAGCAATTTCGGTTTTATTTTCTGCATGCTCAATTAAAGCTTCAAGACCAGCGATTGCCGCGGGATGTTCTCGTTTCTTTAATAATACGGCGCGATAGTTTTTAAATGCTTCAGTAGGTTGATCCAATTCAATAGCGACCTGAGCACGCTTGAGATAATCATCGACTATTTCAGGACTAGCAGCGCCTACCTCGATTAGCTTATCAAGTATTTGTGCCCTCTCTTCATGCTGCCCCATACTTCCTAAAACACCTTCAAGTGCACGTAGACCCCGTAAATCACGCGGATCAACTTCATTTAAGGCACGGTACATATCAGCAGCATGAGATTTATCAGATAATACCTGATCATAAAGTTGTCCTAATTCAAGATAGATTGCCTTTTTACGATCACGCTGATCTGGTGGTAATTTTTGCGTGATCGCTGATAAAACATCAGCAAGGTCCAAAGGACGCTCCTGGGTACGTAAAATTCTCTCCAATGCCTCTAGCGAAGGCAAATCATCAGGAAGCGACCCACCGCCTGCAGCTCGATAATGCTCAATAGCTTCTTCACCGCGACCAACTTTATCAAGAACTTGTGCAAGTTTACGCCTAATAGGTCGTTGACTTTCTGGATCTGCGACAACACCTAAAGCTGCAGTATAAGTAGTAACTAAACGATCATAAGCGTTTGTCTTATCGATGAGTTTTTCATATTTACTACGCAATTCAGGGTTAAGCGGCGCATCAGTAAATGCACGCTCTAAATCAGTAACAGCGCCAGCAATATCATTAAGCTTTTCAGCCTTAATAGTTGCCATTTCAATTAGAGCATCAACTCGCTCTTCTGGTTTTGCAAAAGTATCAAGACGGCTAGCCTGTAAAGTAATCAGCTCTTGCCAACGACTGGCTTCTCTGTAGCCAGTTATAAGCATTGCTACGGTTTGATCAGCTAAAACAGGATCAGTAGCAACAGCTGGATAAATTTCTGCTAACAACTGTATTGCAGCTTGATGTGCTGGTTCTTGGGTAACTACACTTTGTATAGCGCTAATTGCTGATGCTATATCACCTAGCTCTTTTGCTGATAACTCTGAAAACGAAATTACCCGGGTACGTCTCTCAGGCCCATCAGGCAACAAATTGATTTCACGATGTATAGCTTGTGCCGCTTCTTTGGGCATGCCTGCTTTTTGATACATCGCAGCCAAACGTTGCCAAACTAAACGTTGTCCTGGTGCTAATTCAGCCACACGATTAAGTTCAGCGATGGCTGAATGGGTATCACCAAGCTTTTCGCCCAAAACTTCAGCAAGTTGCCCTACCAATGCCGCACGCGAGGTATCATCTACGGCAGCATCAATTTTAGTGCGTAGATGCTCTGCTAATGCCAAAGGATCCGGCGATGATTCATAAAGACGGTCCAACTCAGCCATTGCTTCAGGGTCATTCTGATGAGTGGCGAGAAGGTTCTTCCAAGCAATAATGGCATCTGCGTAGCTATTCATGGTTTTGTCAAATAGGCGGGCAAGCGTCCGCCAAAATTGGCTGCGCGCAGCAGCCGGCAACGCTTCGGCGACCTGTTCGCTCGCCTCGCGAATTTTAGATACCGGCAAGCCAGTCTTAAATAGACTAGTCAAGCCATCACAAGCAGACTTAGCTGCCAAATCACTTGAGCCCTCAGCTGCACCGAGAGCACGTAAAAAATCAACTGTGGCACCAACAGTATCACCTTCACGGGCTGATAGCGATCCTGCTCGCAAAAGCACGTGAATTCGCTGTTCTCCTTCTAGAACGCTAGTTGCTGCGCGATATGCACGGACTAATGCTTTAATATCGCCCAAGCTTACACTTAGTCGTTCTAGCTGGGATTGTACTTCATTATTGGCCGGATTGGCTTGAAATGAACGCAATAGTGCCAAAAAAGCATCTGCTGGTCTTTTTAACTTTGCTTCATAGGTATTAGCTAAATCTGCCAGCAAAACACCACATTCAGTAGGGTCTGTTGCCTTTTGTATTTGAATTTCTAACATCTGAGCAACAAGATCAAAACGACCTGCGGCTTGAAAATGCGGTGCCAAACGTTTAGCCGCACTTAGTACTTGCGATGAGTGATTTAGTAAACGCTCACTAGCTGCTAAAGCTTCTTTATGACCGGGTTGAGCATCAATAACATCAAGGTAGCGTTCAAGAGCTAAATCAACCTGTTTTTGTTTTTCATAAAGACCTGCTAACTCAAGAACCAAAGGAACTCGCTCGGTATCTGCAGGTAAATGTTTGATTTTATGAGATAGCATCTCAGCTACTTCGGCCACTCGATTATCACGTCGGTACAGCAATAATAGCCCATCAATAGCTGTTATATCACTCGGTGATATTTTTAAAATTTGGCGATATACGTCAGCTGCACGCATATGGTCGTGAACATTATCAATCAACTCTGTTGCCAAACGTTGCAGCAACTTAACTCGTTCTGTATCAGTATTTGCCGCACGAGCTTGTTCTTCGTACAAAGCGACGCGATCACCAGATGCTGCTGCTGCTTCAAGCAAACGTTCAACAGCTAAGGTAGCGCGTGCATCATTGTTATCAAGAGCAAGAATACGACGATGAACTCTCAACGCTTGTAATGGTGCTGCGTGTGCCCCTTCATAAATTGCTGCTAACGAATGTAATGCTTGTATCTTATCTTCTGTGGTTTCTATTTTTTCATAACCCGACTCTAATATCTGCACTAATGAAGCTAATAAATTATTACGAGCCGCCATTTCTTCAAGACGTTCTCGCAATTTTGCATCAGGTTTATAACGATATAACTCACCAAGTGTCTCGATGGCTTGGGTCGGATTATTTAAAGGGCCGGCAAATAAATCACCTAGTTCAGCAAGAGTAGCAAGCCGGTCATCTTGATTGATACCAGAAAGCTTAGCTTTTAAAGTACGGGCGAGTGCGGGATAATCTTTGGCCTGACGATACACACCTTCAAGAGCAATTGCAGCAGCTTGATTCTGCGGATCAAGATTTAAAATAGCCTCGTAATGCGGACGAGCTTGTTCACGCTTATCAAGTTCTTCTTCGAGTATGCGGCAACAAGCATAATGAGCCGCCACTTTATCAGCAGCTTGGGTAGCTCGTTCTGCCCACTGCGATAGTACTTGCAGGGCTTCTTTCCATAGTTTTCGTTCACGAAAATATTCAGCAATAGCGTTAGCCGCTACTTTATTGCCGGGATCAAGCTGCAAAACTCGACTATAGATACGCGCCGCGGCATCAGCATTATCAAGTCGCACTGCATGATGCAGTGCAGCTTTTAAATAGAGATCAATCGCTATTTGCGGCTCACGCGTATATGCGGCCATCATTTCAAGTTTTAATGACAATTCATCATAGCGATTAGCTGTACCGTAAATTTCTTCAAGCAAGCGCAAAGCAACTTGATGTCCAGGTACGCAAGCAAGTGAGCGATCAAGGCTTGCTAATGCGGCATCTTCTTGTTTGCCATAAATTAGCTGAATTTCAGCAACGCTAACCCAAGCTGATGCGGCAGATTCTTTATCAGAAGATTCAAGCTGTTTAGCTCGTTGACTAATTTCATCTACGCGCCTTGACCAATTAGAACGAAAAGCATCAAGCTCGGTTTGTACTTGTTTGGCCCGGTCATCATCACCACGTTCACCTAAAACAATTTCAATAGCTACTCGAGCATGGCGATGTAATTTGGGACGGTCGAGTAATAATTCAGCGACAGTTATTAAGCGATCAAGAAGATCTGATGTTGGACCGGTTATTGCTAATTCTTTTAGTAGACTTTCTTGAGTTTGCTCTAAACGACCTTGAGCTTGGTAAATAGTTGCACTTACACGATAAATTTCAGCATAGTTATTATCGCTACGTTCAGCTTGGCGTAAGGTTGATAATGCTTTATCAAGACGTTCTAAGCGATCGCGATAAATAATCGCAGCTTCAACTAAGCCAACAGCTTTTTCATGTGGATCAGCAGTATTTGCTAATTCTTTTTCAAAAATTTCTAACGCGGATTCATGCTTTCCATAAGCAAGATAAATTTCACGCAGCATACGCAAGGAATCTATATCGGCTGCATTTAATTCAATGGCTCGCTTTAAATACATCTCAGCACGCTGCACTGAAGATATTTCTTCAAGACATATTTTTGCGGCTTTACGAAATAAATTGATTGAAATGTTTGGCGCTGCTCGCAGTGCGTTATCTTCGTAGACACGCACGAGTTCTTCCCAACGACCTTGAGAAGTATAAACCTCTTCAACGGTGTCAAGCGCAGCTTCATCCGCTGGCGTAACCGCTAATTGGTCAAGATACGGTTGCAGATCGGTCATTTTGTACCGATATCCTTAAATACTGTAGCAACAATCTTACCCCAAGGCTTACCCCAAGGCTCACCCCATAGTGTCAATGCCAAAAATGTTACTTTATAAAAACTTTTAATTTGCACCAACCAAGATATTAGCATCCTTTAAGACCTCGTTTTACAACCCATCCTAGTTAATACACATTTAATGTTTCGGACCCATTAAATCACAGATCCGTAGAGTACACGTTATCGCGACCTTGCTTACTGTGCAAAAAATCGAATACTCTTCTTACGGAAACGATCGTGAAATAGCCTCAAAAATCGGTAAATACACCAAAACCAAGATCTATTAGCTGCTAAATCGGTCGTGTGAAATTAAGATTGTATTTGTTAAGCGCTAATTGCTTTGCCGCTTGGTGTAGTGCACTATTGCAAAAATGTCGGTCTGGTTTCGTCTATTTTTTGGCCTCATCGCAGCAACACTTGGATATGGCTGTGACCTGGTACCCCTTAAAATTCTCGCTATTAACGACTTTCATGGGCAAATTTCACAAGGAAAAATTGTGCAGGATCGACCGGTGGGAGGAGCTGCGGTTTTATCCGCTTATCTTAAAGCAGCAATGGCAAATAAAAAACAACAAACAATAATAATTTCAGCAGGTGATCTTGTTGGCGCCTCTCCAGCTAGTTCAGCGTTACTCCAAGACGAGCCTGCAATAACCTTTTTCAACTCTTTTGCTAATGAATTCTGTCAATTTCCCAGTCAATTAACGACAACCAATACCCCATCAACTTTACAATTGTTTTACGGTAATCATTTTGTGAGTGTATTTGATCAGCGTTGTAATTTATTGGCCGTTCCAGGAAATCATGAATTTGATGACGGTCAAAGCGAACTTTTGCGTCTTTTTGCCGGTGGTAACCACAAAAATGGCCCCTTTTTAGAAAACCCTTGGCGTGGGGCTCGCTTTCCTATGATTGCAGCTAATATTCATCTAACTGATGGCCGCTCGTTATTTAAGCCATTCGTTATAAAAAACGTCGCCGGAGAGAAAATCGCCTTCATTGGTGCGGTTACCAGAGATACACCTAATATAGTTACCTCTGAAAGTGTGGCCGGCTTAAAGTTTAGTAGCGAAAGCAAAGCAATTAATGCCCAGGTACAAAAACTGCAAGAAATGGATATTCACGCTATAGTTGCAGTGATTCATGAAGGTGGCACTGGATCTGCAGCATATGAAAGCCAAACCCAAAATAAACCTGCGCATCTTTCACGTTTTTTTGTAAATTTAGTCAATCAATTAGATGCTGATGTTGATGTGGTCATTTCAGCGCATTCTCATAATTTTACTAATACCTTATTAAAAAATGCTGGCGGTCATGAGGTTTTAGTGACTCAAGCTTTCTCTTCAGGCAAAGCCTTTGCAGACATCGATATTGCAATCGACCCAAACTCACACGATATTGTAAAAAAAACCGCGCGCATTGTAACTACTTGGGGTGATGCTGGGCCTGGTCTTACTCCAGATGTAAAAATGGCTGAATTTGTTAAAATTGCTGAAGCTAAAGTCGCCCCAATTGCCAATAAAATTATTGCTACCACAAACAAAAAAATATCTCGCAAAGCCAATCAAGCAGGTGAATCGATACTTGGCGACATGATAGCAGAAGCTCATCGTCAAGCCATGCAAGCTAATTTTGGCATCACCAACGTAGGCGGTTTACGGTCTGATATTCCAAACGCTTGTAATACAAAACCTTGCAATATCACCTGGAATGATTGCTTCACTGCACAACCGTTCTCAAATACGGTAACCACTATGACTCTTACCGGCCAACAAATATATGACTTACTCGAACAACAATGGCTTAATCAGAGTTCTCCAAGATTGCTGCAGATAGCAGGCTTTAGCTATTCTTGGAGTCAGCAGGCCGCAAAAGGAAAAAAGGTTGTGCCAAATTCTATCAAGGCCTTGGATGGTACACCAATAAACAAATCTGCAACTTATTCAGTTGCAGTAAATAGTTTTCTTGGTGCAGGAAGTGACGCTTTTACGGTATTCAAAAAAGGAAAAATCATTAAAATAGGTATATTAGATCTTGATGCTTTAATTAAATTTTTAGCCAACCAGCCTCAACCCATTAAACCTAAAAATGCAAAAAGAATAATTAAAATTCCTTAAATATTTATTTTTATAGCTTTTTTTATTTTTTTGACTAAAATATTAATAAAAAAGAAATGATCTTTAAAATATGCTAAGAATTTAATCTATTAACATCACTTTTCAGATTTATGATATTTCATTTTTATCGTAAATTTATCAGTTACACTAAAATAAGTTATAAAAATAACATTAAGTGCCTTTGGTGCAAAATAGCGGCGTCGCAGAGCCAAAAGAACACGGTGCCTAGATGCTGCAATCTGAATTAGAGCGTGAGTATCGCTTTCTTGAAGAACGAGTAAATCGAGTACTACGTGCCACCCGCCGCATAAATAAACTTCTTGTTTATGACCATAATCCTAAAGATTTATTACTTAACCTTTGCAACATATTAGTTGAAACAGGTGCATATCATGCAGCCTGGATAATAGTTAGCAACGACAATAGCCAACCACTACAATGGGCGCAATCAGGTTGGAATGAAACTTTCACCCCTATACACCAGTTTTTATCTTCTGGGAAATGGCCCCTTTGTTACGACTGCACTACAAATTCAAATAGCGAGTTTTCCTTTAATTCTAATATTGCCTGCCATGACTGTCCGCTGTCACAAAAAAATACAGGACATCAAGCAGTAATTGTTAGGTTAATGTATAGAGAAAAATTTTTAGGCTTACTATCTGTTTCTATACCTGAAAATAATCCTTTTTCTGATCGTGAAGCTACATTATACAATGAAGTTACTGATGACATAGTTTCTATTCTTTGGAGTATTAAATTAGAAAATAAACAAAAAGAGGCTGAAACTAGACTGCGGATTTTTGCCGAAGCACTTGCGGCATCATCTGATGGAATAGGTGTGGCTACACCTGAGGGAAAGCATTGGTATCAGAATCAAGCGTTAACTGACCTATTAGGTGATATCGGAGAATCTCCGCCACAAACGGTATATCTCGAACCGCAAGTTGGGCATGAAGTTTTTGCAGCTATAATGGCCGGAAATACCTGGACTGGTGAAGTACGCATGAAAGGCCGTACCATTGATGTGGTTAATGTTTGGTTACGTGCTTATCCATTAAAAGACGAACATGGCAAAATTATTGCATTAGTTGGTGTACATTCTGACATAACCGAACGCAAACTTTTGCAAGCACGCGTGGCGCAAACAGACCGCTTGGCAACTATGGGTATGTTAGCCGCAGGTGTCGCACATGAAATAAATAACCCTTTAACCTATGTAATATTTAATCTTGAAACTATTAATCGAGATATACATAAACTAATCGCATGCTGCAAAAAATATATGCCCCATATTCACTCGCAATTTTCACTAGATGACTCGAATTTAAATCAAGATTTGAGTATTGACTTAGAAAGCTTTCATTCACGCCTTAAAGATGCCCTAACTGGTTCTCATCGTATCGCTGATATTGTTAAAAGTCTTCGCATCTTTTCGCGAGCTAAAAAATATAACCTTAATCCAATATCTATATCTGATATTTTAGATACTGCCGCGAATATGACCACTAATGAAATGAAATACCGATGCAAATTAATTAAGTCGTATCAAGAAGTTCCTCAGTTAATTGCTGATGAAGGCAAACTATCTCAAGTATTTATAAATTTATTAATTAATGCAGCGCAGGCGATCGAAGAAGGTAATGCAGCAAACAATGAAATACAAATAAGCACTTGGCATACAAACGAAAAGATTTTTGTTGAAATAAAAGATACTGGAAAAGGCATTAATCTTGAAGAGCAAAAACTACTATTTGTTCCATTCTATACTACAAAACCAATTGGTGAAGGCACAGGTTTAGGGCTAACTATTGCCCAACATATACTTAATGAAATTAATGGAACTATTGAAGTACATAGTACTCCAGGAAAAGGCTCCCAGTTTATTGTAAGTATTCCAATAAACAACGCAACTATTTATATGGAACAAGAACAACAACAAACGATAGTATTACCTAAAATACTTGGACGAATATTGGTAATTGACGACGAAGCTCCTATTCGTGGCATTATTAAGCGATTACTAAAAGACCATATTGTCATTGAAGCTGATTCTGGTTTACAAGGTCAACATATACTAGAAAGCGACCAAAATTTTGATATTATTATCTGCGACCTAATGATGCCTGCGGTATCCGGCGTTGAAATCCATGGCTGGCTTTCTTCACATTACCCAAAGCTTGCAGAAAAAATTGTTTTTATAACGGGTGGTGCTTATTTATCAGAAGCACAAAAATATCTAAGCCAATTATCCAACCTGAGGATTGAAAAACCTTTTGATGCCATAACCTTTAAACTGGTAATCGAAAAGCAGCTAAGTATGTCTCATAATCAAAATTAGCGGCAATAAATACTTGTACATTTTTTGGGATCGCTTTACATCAAACTACATGCTTTATCCAAAATCGCATTTACTCTATGAACGAGCTTGTAAAGTTATCCCTGGCGGCGTAAATTCACCGGTGCGATCTTTTAATGGCGTTGGTGGCAAACCTGTTTTTATGGTACGCGGTGAAGGAGCTTATCTATTCGATGCAGATAATAATCAATATATTGATTATGTTTGTTCATGGGGCCCCTTAATTCTTGGACATGCACCATCTGTTGTAATAGCTGCTATCGACGAAGCCACACAAAATGGTACAAGTTTAGGTTGGGCTACTGAACGTGAAATTGAACTTGCCGAACGTATGGTAAAAATTCTACCTGCTGTTGAAAAAATACGCTTTGTTAACTCTGGCACCGAAGCCACCATGAGCGCTTTACGCGTAGCACGTGGTTATACTAACCGTGAAAAAATAGTTAAATTCTCTGGTTGTTATCATGGTCATGCTGATAGCTTATTATCTGCTTCGGCAGGATCAGGTGTCGCTACTTTAGGTATTCCCGGAAGTGCCGGTGTTACTATTGGTGCAGTAAAAGATACTATCACCCTAGCCTACAACGATCTTGACCAAGTTGAAGATACTTTTCGCCAATATGGTGAAACTATTGCGGCGGTAATTATCGAACCTATTGCTGCAAATATGGGTTTAGTAATTCCCTTGCCAGGGTATCTTCAGGGTTTAAGACAATTATGTGATCACTATGGTATTTTGCTAATTTTTGATGAAGTCATAACTGGTTTTAGATTAGCTAAAGGCGGCGCCCAAGCATACTTTAATATAAAACCAGATCTTTCAACTTTTGGTAAAATAATTGGTGGTGGCCTACCCGTGGGAGCTTATGGCGGTAGAAGTGATATCCTCGATAAAGTGGCGCCTTTGGGACCAGTTTACCAAGCTGGTACTCTATCAGGGAATCCACTGGCTATGGCGGCTGGGATTGCTGTACTCGATGCTATTGAACAAAAAGATTTTTATGAAAACCTGGCTAAAAATACGGCAGAATTAGTTAACGATCTAAATAATGTTTTTCAGGCATCAGGAAATTTTGCCTATGCCTATAATATTGCTTCAATATTTGGCATTTGGTGCAAACCTTACGCAAAAACACCACCTCGCAATTATGAAGAAGTTCGCTCAGCAAATTCAAAATGGTATGCCAATTTATTTTTTGCGCTACTTGAGCAAGGTGTGGCTTTAGCGCCTAGTGCTTTTGAAGTAGCTTTTGTATCTTTTGCTCATCAAACGCAACACTTTAAAAATACTGTTATAGCATTTGCAAATGCAGTAACTGATCTGTCAAACCATGTATAATTGCTAATCCGTGTTGGTGACAAATCGCAGGTATAATTTTCTGAGCACGTGGGCCGCAAGTAGTGAATTTCGTGAGGATCGACGGGAGACATTAAGAGACACCCCCTAAATAAATGCAACTTGTACTGCACAACGTAAGCCAAACA from Deltaproteobacteria bacterium harbors:
- a CDS encoding 5'-nucleotidase C-terminal domain-containing protein, whose amino-acid sequence is MSVWFRLFFGLIAATLGYGCDLVPLKILAINDFHGQISQGKIVQDRPVGGAAVLSAYLKAAMANKKQQTIIISAGDLVGASPASSALLQDEPAITFFNSFANEFCQFPSQLTTTNTPSTLQLFYGNHFVSVFDQRCNLLAVPGNHEFDDGQSELLRLFAGGNHKNGPFLENPWRGARFPMIAANIHLTDGRSLFKPFVIKNVAGEKIAFIGAVTRDTPNIVTSESVAGLKFSSESKAINAQVQKLQEMDIHAIVAVIHEGGTGSAAYESQTQNKPAHLSRFFVNLVNQLDADVDVVISAHSHNFTNTLLKNAGGHEVLVTQAFSSGKAFADIDIAIDPNSHDIVKKTARIVTTWGDAGPGLTPDVKMAEFVKIAEAKVAPIANKIIATTNKKISRKANQAGESILGDMIAEAHRQAMQANFGITNVGGLRSDIPNACNTKPCNITWNDCFTAQPFSNTVTTMTLTGQQIYDLLEQQWLNQSSPRLLQIAGFSYSWSQQAAKGKKVVPNSIKALDGTPINKSATYSVAVNSFLGAGSDAFTVFKKGKIIKIGILDLDALIKFLANQPQPIKPKNAKRIIKIP
- a CDS encoding response regulator, with product MLQSELEREYRFLEERVNRVLRATRRINKLLVYDHNPKDLLLNLCNILVETGAYHAAWIIVSNDNSQPLQWAQSGWNETFTPIHQFLSSGKWPLCYDCTTNSNSEFSFNSNIACHDCPLSQKNTGHQAVIVRLMYREKFLGLLSVSIPENNPFSDREATLYNEVTDDIVSILWSIKLENKQKEAETRLRIFAEALAASSDGIGVATPEGKHWYQNQALTDLLGDIGESPPQTVYLEPQVGHEVFAAIMAGNTWTGEVRMKGRTIDVVNVWLRAYPLKDEHGKIIALVGVHSDITERKLLQARVAQTDRLATMGMLAAGVAHEINNPLTYVIFNLETINRDIHKLIACCKKYMPHIHSQFSLDDSNLNQDLSIDLESFHSRLKDALTGSHRIADIVKSLRIFSRAKKYNLNPISISDILDTAANMTTNEMKYRCKLIKSYQEVPQLIADEGKLSQVFINLLINAAQAIEEGNAANNEIQISTWHTNEKIFVEIKDTGKGINLEEQKLLFVPFYTTKPIGEGTGLGLTIAQHILNEINGTIEVHSTPGKGSQFIVSIPINNATIYMEQEQQQTIVLPKILGRILVIDDEAPIRGIIKRLLKDHIVIEADSGLQGQHILESDQNFDIIICDLMMPAVSGVEIHGWLSSHYPKLAEKIVFITGGAYLSEAQKYLSQLSNLRIEKPFDAITFKLVIEKQLSMSHNQN
- the hemL gene encoding glutamate-1-semialdehyde 2,1-aminomutase, with translation MLYPKSHLLYERACKVIPGGVNSPVRSFNGVGGKPVFMVRGEGAYLFDADNNQYIDYVCSWGPLILGHAPSVVIAAIDEATQNGTSLGWATEREIELAERMVKILPAVEKIRFVNSGTEATMSALRVARGYTNREKIVKFSGCYHGHADSLLSASAGSGVATLGIPGSAGVTIGAVKDTITLAYNDLDQVEDTFRQYGETIAAVIIEPIAANMGLVIPLPGYLQGLRQLCDHYGILLIFDEVITGFRLAKGGAQAYFNIKPDLSTFGKIIGGGLPVGAYGGRSDILDKVAPLGPVYQAGTLSGNPLAMAAGIAVLDAIEQKDFYENLAKNTAELVNDLNNVFQASGNFAYAYNIASIFGIWCKPYAKTPPRNYEEVRSANSKWYANLFFALLEQGVALAPSAFEVAFVSFAHQTQHFKNTVIAFANAVTDLSNHV